In the Populus trichocarpa isolate Nisqually-1 chromosome 1, P.trichocarpa_v4.1, whole genome shotgun sequence genome, one interval contains:
- the LOC18095521 gene encoding UDP-glycosyltransferase TURAN: MGKRGRACVVVLGDIGRSPRMQYHALSLARQASLQVDIVAYGGSEPHMALRENQSIHIHKMKQWPAIPQGLPKMFKPFMLLLKPLFQFLMLLWYLCVKIPPPDVFLVQNPPSVPTLVAVKWASWLRNAKFIVDWHNFGYTLLALSLGRNSRFVTVYRWFERHYGKMAHGSLCVTRAMQHELTQNWGIKAAVLYDQPPEFFHPASLEEKHKLFCRLGKHISESQGVHDCASHGAVGMGSPNLNETLFTTMVADDIFLKPNRPALVVSSTSWTADEDFGILLEAAVMYDRRVAAILNEDDSTVEVLGNEMSAGKECLYPRLLFIITGKGPEKEKYEEKIRRLHLKRVAFRTMWLSAEDYPLLLGSADLGVCLHTSSSGLDLPMKVVDMFGCGLPVCAVAYSCIKELVKVEKNGLLFSSSSELADELLMLFKGFPEECDALKLLRNGALEMGSSRWATEWEEHAKPLISEVISQNLG; the protein is encoded by the exons ATGGGGAAAAGAGGGAGGGCATGCGTGGTGGTATTGGGAGATATAGGCCGGAGCCCTCGAATGCAGTATCATGCTCTTTCCCTTGCTCGTCAGGCATCTCTTCAAGTTGACATTGTTGCTTATGGAG GTTCTGAACCCCATATGGCATTGCGGGAGAATCAATCTATCCATATCCACAAAATG aaacaGTGGCCAGCAATTCCGCAGGGGTTGCCGAAGATGTTTAAGCCATTCATGCTTTTACTTAAGCCGTTATTTCagtttcttatgcttctttggTATTTGTGTGTCAAAATACCGCCACCCGATGTGTTCCTTGTGCAG AATCCTCCGTCTGTTCCAACCCTGGTAGCTGTAAAATGGGCAAGCTGGTTGAGAAATGCCAAGTTTATTGTCGATTGGCATAATTTTGGTTATACTTTGCTAGCATTATCGCTTGGAAGAAATAGTCGATTTGTGACAGTATATCGTTG GTTTGAGAGGCATTATGGGAAGATGGCTCATGGTTCCCTATGTGTAACAAGGGCTATGCAACATGAATTGACTCAAAACTGGGGAATTAA AGCTGCAGTTCTATATGATCAGCCACCTGAGTTTTTTCATCCTGCCTCACTCGAGGAGAAACATAAG TTATTCTGCAGGTTAGGTAAACACATCAGTGAGTCCCAAGGTGTTCATGATTGTGCCAGCCATG GAGCTGTGGGAATGGGTAGCCCTAATCTAAATGAGACTTTATTTACAACCATGGTTGCTGATGATATTTTCTTAAAGCCAAATAGGCCTGCTCTTGTTGTAAGCAGTACAAGCTG GACAGCAGATGAAGATTTTGGCATTCTTCTTGAGGCAGCAGTTATGTATGATAGACGAGTTGCTGCTATTCTAAATGAAGATGATTCTACTGTGGAAGTTCTTGGGAATGAAATGTCAGCTGGAAAGGAATGTTTGTACCCTAGGTTGTTATTCATCATTACAG GTAAAGggccagaaaaagaaaaatatgaagaaaaaataagacgGTTACATCTTAAGCGTGTTGCATTTCGTACCATGTGGTTGTCAGCTGAGGATTATCCATTGCTTCTAG GTTCGGCAGACCTTGGAGTGTGCTTGCATACTTCATCATCAGGATTGGACCTTCCCATGAAG GTCGTGGACATGTTTGGTTGTGGACTACCTGTTTGCGCTGTCGCCTACTCTTG CATCAAGGAGCTCGTGAAAGTTGAGAAAAATGGTCTCCTCTTCTCATCATCTTCAGAATTAGCTGATGAACTTTTG ATGCTGTTTAAGGGTTTTCCAGAAGAATGTGATGCACTGAAGCTGCTAAGAAATGGTGCACTAGAAATGGGTTCTTCAAGGTGGGCTACCGAGTGGGAAGAGCATGCTAAGCCATTAATATCAGAG GTTATTTCTCAGAACCTGGGGTAA
- the LOC18095522 gene encoding glycolate oxidase — MEITNVTEYEAIAKQKLPKMVYDYYASGAEDQWTLAENRNAFSRILFRPRILIDVSKIDMATTVLGFKISMPIMIAPTAMQKMAHPEGEYATARAASAAGTIMTLSSWATSSVEEVASTGPGIRFFQLYVYKDRNVVAQLVRRAERAGFKAIALTVDTPRLGRREADIKNRFTLPPFLTLKNFEGLDLGKMDKAADSGLASYVAGQIDRTLSWKDVEWLQTITKLPILVKGVLTAEDARLSVQAGAAGIIVSNHGARQLDYVPSTIMALEEVVKAAQGRVPVFLDGGVRRGTDVFKALALGASGIFIGRPVVFSLASEGETGVRKVLQMLREEFELTMALSGCRSLKEITRAHIVADWDHPLNRLAPRL, encoded by the exons ATGGAGATAACCAATGTCACGGAGTACGAGGCCATCGCTAAGCAGAAGTTGCCAAAGATGGTCTATGACTATTATGCTTCTGGTGCAGAGGACCAGTGGACTCTAGCAGAAAACAGAAATGCATTCTCAAGAATTTT GTTTCGACCCCGTATTCTTATTGATGTGAGCAAAATAGACATGGCCACCACTGTCTTGGGATTCAAAATATCAATGCCTATTATGATTGCTCCAACTGCCATGCAGAAAATGGCTCATCCTGAAG GGGAGTACGCAACAGCAAGAGCTGCATCGGCTGCTGGGACGATCATG ACATTGTCCTCGTGGGCTACATCCAGCGTTGAAGAGGTTGCATCCACTGGACCTGGCATCCGCTTTTTCCAGCTCTAT GTGTACAAGGACAGGAATGTCGTTGCTCAGCTTGTCAGAAGAGCTGAAAGGGCAGGTTTCAAGGCTATTGCTCTTACAGTTGATACCCCAAGGTTGGGCCGCAGGGAGGCTGACATCAAGAACAG ATTTACTCTGCCACCATTTTTGACATTGAAGAACTTTGAAGGTTTGGACCTTGGAAAAATGGACAAG GCTGCTGACTCTGGACTTGCGTCGTATGTTGCTGGTCAAATTGATCGTACACTGAGCTGGAAG GACGTGGAGTGGCTTCAGACAATCACCAAACTGCCAATTCTAGTGAAGGGTGTACTCACTGCTGAGGATG CAAGGCTTTCAGTTCAAGCTGGAGCAGCAGGGATTATTGTGTCGAATCACGGTGCTCGCCAACTCGATTATGTCCCTTCCACTATTATGGCGCTGGAAGAG GTTGTCAAGGCTGCACAAGGACGAGTTCCAGTGTTCTTGGATGGTGGTGTAAGGCGTGGAACTGATGTCTTCAAGGCATTGGCGCTCGGAGCCTCTGGCATATTC ATTGGCCGACCAGTGGTCTTTTCACTGGCTTCTGAAGGAGAGACTGGTGTGAGAAAAGTACTTCAAATGCTGCGTGAGGAGTTTGAACTTACTATGGCGTTAAGTGGTTGCCGTTCCCTCAAGGAAATCACTCGTGCCCACATTGTAGCCGATTGGGACCATCCTCTCAATCGCCTAGCTCCAAGGTTATAG